One part of the Dyadobacter sp. 676 genome encodes these proteins:
- a CDS encoding penicillin acylase family protein: MKFLKAILFIAITAGLVYVLDRPWGPAPAMGTFLSPFCGLWQNSEKAIDPKTRVVLPVDGLRDEVTIRFDDYGVPHIFAKNDFDLFYAQGYVTAKDRLWQMDLQTRAAAGRLSEILGPATLAMDQQSRRLGMGYGAEANLKVAMTDERSREALLGYTAGVNAYIRHLAPKDYPIEFKLLGYKPEPWKPINTMYMLEQMTLTLAGRSNDLAMTNALKKYGRETIAQLFPDYPMLQESPIIPSGTPWDFPRLPVPKAGLPLIPGDSNAISGRPSAALPPRTPKEEGIGSNNWAISAGKSITGYPILANDPHLELSLPSIWYQVQLHSPDMNVYGVTLPGVPSVIIGFNQHVAWGVTNVDADVFDLYKIKFKNEYRNFYWHDNQWKPTHKREEIIHVKGRLKPYREQIIYTHHGPVTDSDGSSGDLPDLAIKWIGHEPGNSFITFYELNKAKTYDDYRKALTHYVGPAQNFVFADNEKNIAITVNGKLPLKYKDQGKFVLDGTSPADDWNGWIPAEQNPFVKNPPRGFVSSANQSSADTTYPYYINWNFAPSERGIRINERLQAMSNANADSLRMLQNDNFSVLARTLLPRLLSILETLPLTPKQKAARILLSNWNYQNSPESVAASIFETWFPLLGQAIWKDDFASPEAPMEYPSRDRTLYLILKQPNEKWFDNVDTPEKETLPDLVYQTFDATLDTLTAHNGPMSPKWQWSNVKAAEIRHLSRSIKAFNAPPLVTGGGSSIVNAMTKRKGPSWRMVVELGPTPRAYGIYPGGQSGNPGSPYYLNLLPKWEKGELNELLFLTSPDQKTPHLASSLVLQKR; this comes from the coding sequence ATGAAGTTTTTAAAGGCAATACTGTTCATCGCGATAACCGCCGGGCTTGTGTATGTACTCGACAGGCCCTGGGGCCCTGCTCCGGCGATGGGAACGTTCCTGAGCCCGTTTTGCGGATTATGGCAAAACAGTGAAAAAGCCATCGACCCCAAAACCCGGGTTGTATTGCCGGTAGACGGCCTCCGCGACGAGGTAACGATCCGCTTCGACGATTATGGTGTGCCCCATATTTTTGCTAAAAACGACTTCGACCTTTTTTACGCGCAAGGGTATGTCACGGCCAAAGACCGCCTGTGGCAAATGGATCTTCAAACCCGCGCAGCAGCTGGAAGGCTTTCCGAAATACTCGGTCCGGCCACGCTGGCTATGGACCAGCAGAGCCGCCGGCTCGGAATGGGCTATGGTGCAGAAGCCAACCTGAAAGTAGCCATGACCGACGAGCGCTCCCGTGAGGCACTCCTGGGTTATACCGCGGGCGTGAATGCCTACATCCGGCACCTGGCGCCAAAGGATTACCCCATCGAATTCAAACTTCTGGGCTACAAACCGGAGCCCTGGAAGCCGATCAACACGATGTATATGCTCGAACAGATGACGCTCACGCTTGCCGGGCGCTCCAATGATCTGGCAATGACCAATGCGTTGAAAAAATATGGCCGGGAAACCATTGCGCAGCTTTTCCCGGATTACCCTATGTTGCAGGAGAGTCCCATCATTCCGTCGGGTACGCCGTGGGATTTTCCCAGGCTTCCGGTTCCAAAGGCAGGTTTGCCATTGATACCAGGCGACAGCAATGCAATATCAGGCAGGCCGTCGGCAGCCCTCCCGCCGCGCACGCCCAAGGAGGAAGGGATCGGTAGCAACAACTGGGCTATCAGCGCAGGGAAATCCATTACCGGCTACCCGATTCTCGCTAACGACCCGCACCTCGAACTATCGCTGCCATCGATATGGTATCAGGTGCAGCTGCATTCGCCGGACATGAATGTATACGGCGTAACGCTGCCGGGCGTCCCAAGCGTGATCATTGGTTTCAACCAGCATGTGGCGTGGGGAGTTACGAATGTCGACGCGGATGTTTTCGATTTATATAAAATCAAATTCAAAAATGAATACCGGAACTTTTACTGGCACGATAACCAATGGAAACCCACGCATAAACGCGAAGAAATTATCCACGTCAAAGGCCGGTTGAAACCCTACCGGGAGCAGATTATCTACACGCATCACGGGCCTGTCACCGATTCGGACGGATCGTCGGGCGACCTGCCTGACCTGGCGATCAAGTGGATCGGGCATGAACCGGGAAACAGTTTTATCACTTTCTACGAGCTCAACAAGGCGAAAACCTACGACGACTACCGCAAGGCGCTGACGCACTACGTAGGGCCGGCGCAAAATTTCGTTTTCGCGGATAACGAAAAAAACATCGCCATTACGGTCAATGGCAAATTACCTCTGAAATATAAGGACCAGGGCAAATTTGTTCTCGACGGCACCTCGCCCGCCGACGACTGGAACGGCTGGATTCCCGCAGAGCAGAACCCGTTCGTCAAAAACCCGCCGAGAGGCTTCGTGAGCAGTGCAAACCAGTCGTCGGCGGACACTACCTATCCTTATTATATCAACTGGAATTTCGCTCCTTCGGAGAGGGGCATCCGTATCAACGAGCGGCTGCAAGCGATGAGCAATGCGAATGCCGACAGCCTGCGCATGCTGCAAAACGACAATTTCAGCGTGTTGGCAAGAACGTTGCTTCCCCGATTGCTGAGCATTCTCGAAACTCTGCCATTAACCCCCAAGCAAAAAGCGGCACGCATACTGCTTTCCAACTGGAATTATCAAAACTCACCGGAATCCGTGGCGGCTTCGATTTTCGAAACATGGTTCCCGTTGCTGGGCCAGGCCATTTGGAAAGACGATTTCGCCTCGCCCGAAGCTCCGATGGAGTATCCCTCGCGGGACCGGACGTTGTATCTGATATTGAAACAACCGAACGAAAAATGGTTCGACAACGTCGATACGCCGGAAAAGGAGACATTACCCGACCTGGTATACCAGACCTTCGATGCGACACTGGATACTCTTACGGCACACAACGGCCCTATGAGTCCCAAATGGCAATGGTCTAATGTGAAAGCCGCCGAAATAAGACATTTGAGCCGGAGTATCAAGGCTTTCAATGCACCGCCGCTGGTGACCGGTGGCGGCAGCAGCATTGTGAATGCGATGACCAAGCGGAAGGGGCCGTCGTGGAGGATGGTAGTGGAACTTGGCCCCACGCCCCGCGCCTATGGCATTTACCCCGGCGGGCAGTCGGGGAACCCGGGTAGTCCGTATTACCTGAACCTGCTGCCTAAATGGGAGAAAGGCGAACTTAATGAGTTGCTCTTCCTGACTTCGCCGGATCAGAAGACGCCACACCTGGCATCGAGTCTCGTATTACAGAAACGTTAA
- a CDS encoding PLP-dependent aspartate aminotransferase family protein, with amino-acid sequence MKFATKAIHAGIEPDPSTGAIMTPIYQTSTYVQESPGRHKGYEYARSSNPTRTALQNALAALENGKYGICYASGLAATDAVLKLFLPGDEIIAPSDIYGGTYRLMKRIFEPLGLVFKFVDIDEIGGLAALITTKTRLVWLETPTNPLLKIIDIKHITGICKERNVLTCVDNTFASPYLQNPLDLGADIVMHSVTKYLGGHSDTVMGALVTSNGELANRLKFIQNASGAVPGPQDCFLVLRGLKTLHLRMQRHCENAAQIAMWLSAHSKVGKVYYPGLPHHPGHELAGKQMRGFGGVVSFELKDDSYEKTVRTMENLRIFALGESLGGVESLCTHPASMSHGGMPREERLKIGLKDTLIRLSVGVEDVEDLVADLDQAIGSD; translated from the coding sequence ATGAAATTCGCGACCAAAGCCATACACGCCGGAATCGAACCGGACCCAAGTACCGGCGCTATTATGACGCCGATTTACCAGACTTCCACCTACGTCCAGGAAAGTCCTGGCAGGCACAAAGGCTACGAATACGCCCGGAGTAGCAATCCCACCCGGACCGCCTTGCAAAATGCCCTTGCCGCGCTGGAAAACGGCAAATACGGCATTTGCTATGCCTCCGGCCTCGCCGCGACGGATGCCGTTTTAAAACTTTTTCTCCCCGGCGACGAAATCATTGCACCCAGCGACATCTACGGAGGTACCTACCGCCTTATGAAGCGTATTTTCGAACCGCTTGGACTGGTTTTCAAATTTGTGGATATCGATGAAATCGGCGGCCTGGCAGCGCTGATCACCACAAAAACCCGGCTGGTCTGGCTGGAAACACCCACCAATCCGTTGCTTAAAATCATTGATATCAAACACATCACCGGCATCTGCAAAGAACGGAACGTTCTTACCTGCGTCGATAACACGTTCGCGTCACCGTATCTCCAGAATCCGCTCGACCTCGGTGCCGACATCGTGATGCACTCCGTCACCAAATACCTCGGCGGCCATTCCGACACGGTGATGGGCGCGCTGGTCACCAGCAACGGCGAGCTTGCCAACCGGTTAAAATTCATTCAGAACGCCAGCGGCGCAGTTCCCGGCCCGCAGGATTGCTTTTTGGTATTGAGAGGATTAAAAACGCTGCACCTGAGAATGCAGCGCCATTGCGAAAACGCCGCACAAATTGCCATGTGGCTTTCCGCTCATTCCAAGGTCGGGAAAGTTTACTACCCCGGCCTGCCCCATCATCCCGGGCATGAACTGGCCGGAAAGCAGATGCGGGGCTTCGGAGGTGTGGTCTCTTTCGAATTGAAGGACGATAGCTATGAAAAGACGGTTCGTACAATGGAAAATCTGCGCATATTTGCCTTAGGAGAATCGCTGGGAGGGGTGGAATCGCTTTGCACACATCCGGCGAGCATGTCGCACGGCGGAATGCCTCGTGAGGAACGCCTGAAAATCGGTTTGAAAGACACATTGATAAGGCTCAGCGTCGGGGTCGAAGATGTAGAAGATCTTGTAGCCGACCTTGATCAGGCCATCGGTAGCGATTAG
- a CDS encoding OmpH family outer membrane protein, with protein MNNNTSLIWNIVLSLAVAVLFFLHFSSKSSDSSAAPDGAVVEGRRTVYVQVDSLLKNYDFFKDTRKELENKNFQLENELTTKGRSLQNEVAFFQQRAATMTPEQARSTEAQLMKKQQDLMAYRDQSAQALGQEEAKKNEELYKNIRSYIEKYNKENKYEYVLGYSLGGGILFANPSLDVTQKIIDGLNKEYKNSGKAAAAADTTKKK; from the coding sequence GTGAACAACAATACTTCATTGATCTGGAACATCGTCCTTTCGCTTGCGGTGGCGGTGTTATTCTTCCTGCATTTTTCAAGCAAATCGTCGGACTCGAGTGCAGCCCCGGATGGCGCGGTAGTGGAAGGTCGCCGCACAGTTTACGTGCAGGTTGATTCGCTTCTGAAAAATTACGATTTCTTCAAGGATACCAGAAAAGAGCTCGAAAACAAGAATTTCCAACTCGAAAACGAGCTGACAACCAAAGGACGCTCTTTGCAAAATGAAGTAGCATTCTTTCAACAGAGAGCCGCAACCATGACGCCCGAGCAAGCCCGCTCAACCGAGGCACAGCTTATGAAAAAACAGCAGGATCTGATGGCTTACCGCGATCAGTCGGCACAGGCGCTGGGTCAGGAAGAAGCGAAAAAGAACGAAGAGCTTTACAAAAACATCCGTTCCTACATCGAGAAATACAACAAAGAGAACAAATACGAGTACGTACTGGGCTACTCGCTCGGGGGAGGTATTCTCTTCGCGAACCCGTCACTGGACGTGACACAGAAGATCATCGATGGTTTGAATAAAGAATATAAAAACTCGGGCAAAGCCGCTGCGGCGGCTGATACTACCAAGAAGAAGTAG
- a CDS encoding Uma2 family endonuclease, with product MATRHELRVRVRFFYRLSASQYFRQAPDAAWVSAERWARLTKEEKVKFPPVCPDFVIELFSTNDDLKVIQKKMQTEWIGNGCKLAWLIDPFEKTVFIYRANADVEILNDFNQQLSGDNVLPGFQFDLSKLKISY from the coding sequence TTGGCAACTCGCCACGAACTTAGGGTTCGTGTTCGATTCTTCTACCGCCTTTCGGCTTCCCAATACTTCCGTCAGGCCCCGGACGCTGCTTGGGTTTCAGCAGAAAGGTGGGCGCGTTTGACGAAGGAGGAAAAAGTAAAATTCCCACCGGTATGTCCTGATTTCGTAATAGAACTGTTCTCGACGAATGATGATTTGAAAGTCATTCAGAAGAAAATGCAAACCGAATGGATTGGAAATGGTTGCAAGTTAGCGTGGCTCATTGATCCGTTTGAGAAAACGGTATTTATTTATCGGGCTAATGCGGATGTTGAAATTCTAAATGATTTTAACCAGCAATTATCAGGAGACAATGTGCTGCCAGGATTTCAGTTCGATTTGAGCAAATTGAAAATTTCGTATTGA
- a CDS encoding succinate dehydrogenase/fumarate reductase iron-sulfur subunit — protein sequence MRLSLKVWRQSNKDAAGGFEDYKLDNVSPDMSFLEMFDVLNEQLIEEGKEPVAFDHDCREGICGMCSMYINGRPHGPLRGVTTCQLHMRSFNDGDTIVVEPWRAAAFPVIKDLVVDRDAFDRVIAAGGFISVNTGNAQDANALPVPKEAADDAFAAAACIGCGACVAACKNASAMLFVSAKISQLALLPQGQAERSIRAEKMVAQMDAEGFGACTNTGACSAECPKEISLENIARLNREYIGAKFTSSAV from the coding sequence ATGAGGTTGTCTTTGAAAGTATGGAGACAAAGCAATAAAGACGCAGCAGGAGGTTTTGAAGACTACAAGCTGGACAACGTTTCCCCTGATATGTCATTTCTTGAAATGTTCGATGTACTCAATGAGCAGCTCATCGAAGAAGGAAAAGAACCGGTTGCATTCGATCACGATTGCCGCGAAGGTATTTGCGGGATGTGTTCGATGTATATCAACGGCCGTCCGCACGGGCCATTGCGCGGGGTAACAACCTGCCAGCTGCACATGCGTTCGTTCAATGATGGCGATACCATCGTGGTAGAACCGTGGAGAGCCGCGGCGTTCCCGGTGATCAAAGACCTCGTCGTGGACCGTGACGCATTCGACCGCGTAATCGCTGCCGGCGGCTTTATATCCGTGAATACAGGTAACGCACAGGACGCAAACGCATTGCCTGTTCCGAAAGAGGCGGCCGACGACGCATTTGCAGCAGCGGCGTGTATCGGTTGCGGTGCGTGCGTGGCAGCTTGTAAAAATGCTTCGGCAATGCTTTTCGTTTCCGCCAAAATCTCCCAGCTGGCATTGTTGCCGCAGGGCCAGGCAGAACGCAGTATCCGTGCCGAGAAAATGGTCGCCCAGATGGATGCGGAAGGTTTTGGAGCTTGTACCAACACCGGTGCCTGCTCGGCGGAATGCCCGAAAGAAATCAGCCTGGAAAACATCGCCCGTTTGAACCGCGAGTACATCGGAGCGAAGTTCACCTCTTCGGCGGTTTAA
- a CDS encoding DUF3127 domain-containing protein translates to MEVSGTVISLLPEVTGQGKNGMWRKQEFILEIPSQYPKKVCISLWGDKIDQANLQVNDSVTASIDIESREYNSRWYTEVRAWKVEKAGAGNYGNNAGGAPLPPVTTFTEDESDDLPF, encoded by the coding sequence ATGGAAGTATCAGGAACAGTCATTTCCTTGCTGCCCGAAGTTACCGGCCAGGGAAAAAACGGAATGTGGCGCAAGCAGGAGTTCATTCTTGAAATACCCTCTCAATACCCTAAAAAAGTATGTATTTCGCTATGGGGCGACAAGATTGACCAGGCCAACCTGCAAGTGAACGACTCTGTCACCGCTTCCATCGACATTGAAAGCCGCGAGTACAACTCACGCTGGTACACCGAAGTACGCGCATGGAAAGTAGAGAAAGCCGGGGCAGGCAACTACGGCAACAATGCCGGTGGCGCGCCACTGCCGCCGGTAACAACCTTCACCGAAGACGAATCGGACGATCTGCCCTTCTGA
- a CDS encoding DUF2795 domain-containing protein, whose amino-acid sequence MYWTLELASYLEDAPWPATKDELIDFAIRTGAPLEVVENLQELEDDGQPYESIEEIWPDYPTKDDFFFNEDEY is encoded by the coding sequence ATGTACTGGACTCTCGAACTCGCATCGTACCTTGAAGATGCTCCCTGGCCAGCTACCAAAGACGAGCTAATTGACTTTGCAATCAGAACAGGCGCTCCGTTAGAAGTAGTTGAAAACCTTCAGGAGCTTGAAGATGATGGTCAGCCTTATGAAAGCATTGAGGAGATTTGGCCCGACTATCCCACGAAAGACGATTTCTTTTTCAACGAAGATGAATATTAA
- a CDS encoding VTT domain-containing protein: METSTPKRFSFPVVVSLLMTIVPLVTTSVLTAWAINHEKVLRELPMEWWLGVTIILTLASAAALTPPTFLALVYGYFLGWASLPMLFALNVGAITIIYVSANFLHAASVRSYLIQVYPQVGTLLRRFYKNELRLIFFAKLSPVLPFAITNLFFAMAGARFKQVLTGGTLGMIPRTLLAVWAGKEAQDIRYLLEHPNEGLATKIVLIALIVISTAGIGYFFKDKSMVES; this comes from the coding sequence TTGGAAACGTCTACACCAAAAAGATTCTCATTTCCGGTCGTCGTAAGCCTGTTAATGACGATCGTACCGTTGGTGACGACGTCGGTCCTCACGGCCTGGGCTATCAATCATGAAAAAGTACTGCGGGAGCTGCCTATGGAATGGTGGCTGGGCGTAACGATCATTCTCACGCTGGCTTCTGCGGCCGCGCTCACGCCTCCCACGTTTCTGGCATTGGTTTACGGCTATTTTCTGGGCTGGGCTTCGCTTCCGATGCTTTTTGCGCTCAATGTCGGTGCGATTACCATCATCTACGTATCCGCCAACTTTCTTCATGCGGCATCCGTCCGCAGCTACCTCATACAGGTCTACCCCCAGGTAGGTACATTGTTAAGGAGGTTTTATAAAAACGAATTGCGGCTGATCTTTTTTGCGAAGTTGTCGCCTGTGCTGCCTTTTGCTATTACCAACCTCTTTTTTGCGATGGCCGGCGCGAGGTTCAAGCAGGTGCTTACCGGAGGAACGCTCGGCATGATTCCGAGGACCTTACTGGCGGTTTGGGCAGGCAAGGAAGCGCAGGATATCCGTTATCTGCTCGAACATCCGAATGAAGGCCTGGCCACCAAAATCGTACTGATTGCCCTGATCGTCATTTCGACGGCAGGGATCGGTTATTTTTTCAAAGACAAAAGTATGGTAGAATCATAA
- a CDS encoding sodium:solute symporter, which yields MKSLPFIDLIIVIAYLAGMVAVGIYFSRKNTNADQFTKASGRIPGWAIGISIYATFLSSNTFLGVPGKAFGSNWSSFVFSLSMPFAAWVATKFFIPFYRSTGEVSAYTHLEHRFGPWARTYAVICFLLTQLARMGSIFFGIALSLQALTGYPMSTIMVVVGICIVLYTVMGGMEAVIWTEVVQGVIKTIGALVILYLVVSGVSGGMPGIIEIGKTNDKFSLGTLAPDFTTASFWVIFLYGFFMNLNNFGMDQNYVQRYHTTASAREASGSVWLCVYLYVPVSLIFFLLGTCLFAYYQENPELLQTIKMQVAAEKLPGGTSDAIANLAATLTPADYGDKVMPHFMVTKVPVGLLGLIIAAIMSAAMSTISSGMNASATVFSVDIYQKYIKPDLTPRQSLRLLYIATTVFGLLGMVTGIAMIGVKSVLDVWWMLSGIFAGGMLGLFLLGIISRSTKNTEALMATIIGIMVIVWMTFSTQLPDKYSFLRNPLHQNMIMVVGTLTIFLAGVLLTRLRRGEPVEKEALLHSK from the coding sequence ATGAAATCCTTACCTTTCATTGATCTCATCATCGTGATCGCCTACCTGGCGGGAATGGTTGCCGTAGGGATTTACTTTTCAAGAAAGAATACCAATGCCGACCAGTTCACCAAAGCCTCGGGCCGGATTCCCGGCTGGGCGATCGGCATCTCGATTTATGCGACATTCCTGAGCAGTAACACCTTTCTGGGCGTGCCGGGCAAGGCATTCGGCAGCAACTGGAGTTCGTTTGTTTTCAGCTTGTCGATGCCGTTCGCGGCCTGGGTGGCGACGAAATTTTTCATACCATTTTACAGGAGCACGGGCGAGGTTTCGGCCTACACGCACCTCGAACATCGTTTCGGTCCCTGGGCGCGCACGTATGCGGTGATCTGCTTCCTGCTTACGCAGCTGGCGCGCATGGGATCGATCTTTTTCGGCATCGCGTTGAGCTTGCAGGCACTGACAGGCTACCCGATGTCTACGATCATGGTCGTGGTGGGCATTTGCATTGTCTTGTACACCGTAATGGGCGGAATGGAAGCGGTAATCTGGACGGAGGTTGTGCAGGGGGTCATCAAGACAATCGGTGCATTGGTAATCCTCTATCTGGTCGTTTCGGGCGTGTCTGGCGGAATGCCGGGGATCATCGAGATTGGAAAGACTAACGATAAATTCAGCCTGGGCACGCTGGCCCCCGATTTTACAACCGCGTCCTTCTGGGTGATTTTCCTGTACGGGTTTTTTATGAACCTGAACAATTTCGGGATGGACCAGAACTATGTGCAGCGCTATCACACGACTGCATCGGCCAGGGAAGCGTCGGGTTCGGTATGGCTTTGCGTGTACCTGTATGTGCCTGTGTCGCTGATATTCTTTTTGTTGGGGACGTGCCTTTTTGCCTATTACCAGGAAAATCCGGAGTTGCTGCAAACCATAAAAATGCAGGTAGCGGCCGAAAAACTGCCGGGAGGAACTTCGGATGCGATTGCAAACCTGGCCGCTACGCTTACGCCGGCCGATTACGGGGATAAGGTAATGCCGCATTTTATGGTGACAAAAGTACCCGTCGGCCTGCTCGGCCTAATTATCGCTGCGATCATGTCGGCAGCCATGAGTACGATCAGCTCCGGCATGAACGCGTCGGCGACGGTCTTTTCGGTGGATATTTATCAAAAATATATCAAACCGGACCTGACCCCGCGCCAATCGCTGCGCCTGCTTTACATCGCTACAACGGTCTTTGGCTTGCTGGGAATGGTAACCGGCATTGCGATGATCGGGGTCAAGAGCGTGCTGGACGTGTGGTGGATGCTTTCGGGGATTTTTGCCGGAGGGATGCTCGGACTCTTCCTCCTCGGTATCATTTCCAGAAGTACTAAAAATACCGAGGCCCTCATGGCTACGATCATCGGAATCATGGTTATCGTCTGGATGACTTTTTCGACTCAATTGCCTGACAAGTACTCATTTTTACGTAACCCGCTTCACCAGAATATGATTATGGTAGTGGGGACCCTCACGATCTTTTTGGCCGGCGTGTTGCTGACGAGACTCAGACGCGGGGAACCGGTTGAAAAAGAGGCGCTTTTGCATAGTAAGTAA
- a CDS encoding copper homeostasis protein CutC — MTIEICAYSLESCINAQAGGAGRIELCGGLGEGGTTPSAGLIEIVRKHVDIPIYVMIRPRGGDFVYDFFEEEIMRKDIDLARKSGANGVVLGILMPDGNVDVARTKALVDYAAPLKVTFHRAFDLTPDPMKALKDVIATGAERILTSGQKPSAIQATELLARLAAEADGKIEIMAGGGVNHQNAAELKATGVHALHLTAKRFRPARQKFFPDGISMAGEIPDEKSVMYADLELVEAMVQAVAGYAF; from the coding sequence ATGACCATTGAAATTTGCGCCTATTCGCTGGAATCCTGTATCAATGCGCAGGCCGGCGGGGCGGGCAGGATTGAACTATGCGGCGGACTCGGGGAAGGTGGTACCACGCCCAGCGCCGGGTTGATCGAGATTGTTAGAAAACACGTCGATATACCCATTTACGTCATGATCAGGCCGCGTGGTGGTGATTTTGTGTATGATTTTTTCGAAGAGGAAATCATGCGGAAAGACATCGATCTGGCCAGAAAATCTGGGGCAAACGGGGTCGTTCTGGGCATTCTTATGCCTGACGGGAACGTAGATGTAGCCCGTACCAAAGCATTGGTCGATTATGCCGCCCCGTTGAAAGTCACTTTCCACCGCGCGTTCGACCTTACGCCCGATCCAATGAAAGCGCTCAAAGATGTGATTGCCACCGGAGCTGAGCGTATTCTCACATCCGGTCAGAAACCTTCGGCCATTCAGGCGACGGAGCTGCTCGCCCGGCTCGCCGCAGAAGCCGACGGTAAAATCGAAATTATGGCGGGTGGCGGCGTCAACCATCAGAATGCAGCCGAGCTCAAAGCCACAGGTGTGCATGCCCTGCATTTGACAGCCAAGCGGTTTCGGCCCGCGCGGCAGAAATTTTTTCCGGACGGCATTTCCATGGCAGGAGAAATTCCCGACGAAAAGTCGGTGATGTATGCCGATCTGGAACTGGTCGAAGCGATGGTCCAGGCAGTTGCCGGGTATGCCTTTTAA
- a CDS encoding ATP-binding protein, whose product MELRLLKELVKKGEGEHLEFKLKSNHPEKIVREVVAFANSGGGKLLVGVGDDKTIKGLKDADEDEFTLTRAIDKYIYPKISFKKERVAITPDRDVLVLTIPRSVDKPHYVVDDTGARQAYIRVEDKSIQASREMKEIMRRGRGERDISFQYGDKEKKLMKLLDEKESVTVDLFAAFAGIPRKIASNTLVVMVLARILEVHPHEMIDRFTMSMAYQSN is encoded by the coding sequence ATGGAGCTTCGATTGTTGAAAGAGCTGGTTAAGAAAGGTGAAGGGGAGCATCTGGAGTTCAAACTGAAATCCAACCATCCCGAGAAGATTGTCCGCGAAGTAGTCGCTTTCGCAAACTCGGGCGGCGGAAAGCTGCTCGTCGGAGTGGGTGACGACAAGACCATCAAGGGCCTCAAAGATGCCGATGAAGATGAGTTTACCCTCACACGCGCCATCGACAAATACATTTATCCCAAAATCAGTTTCAAAAAAGAACGCGTGGCCATCACGCCCGACCGCGACGTGCTCGTGCTGACGATCCCGAGGAGCGTCGACAAGCCGCATTACGTGGTGGACGATACCGGTGCCCGCCAGGCGTACATCCGTGTGGAGGACAAGTCGATCCAGGCCAGCCGCGAAATGAAGGAAATCATGCGCCGCGGCCGGGGCGAGCGCGACATCAGTTTTCAGTATGGCGATAAGGAAAAGAAACTGATGAAGCTGCTCGACGAAAAGGAATCGGTGACGGTCGATTTGTTCGCGGCTTTTGCCGGTATTCCCCGCAAAATCGCCTCCAATACGTTGGTGGTGATGGTACTGGCACGGATACTGGAAGTGCATCCACATGAGATGATCGACAGGTTTACGATGTCGATGGCCTACCAGTCGAATTAG
- the crcB gene encoding fluoride efflux transporter CrcB, with protein sequence MNNLIIVFVGGGFGSLARYGIGRIFAQWPSVFPFGTLTANILACFTLGIFSGWATFKSTDLVAASRLFVVVGFCGGFSTFSSFSNETIQLFLNDRWIEASLNIIISIVTCLAATLLGMWLGKIFLAV encoded by the coding sequence ATGAATAACCTGATCATCGTTTTTGTAGGAGGAGGATTTGGCAGCCTGGCGCGGTACGGAATCGGAAGGATATTCGCTCAATGGCCGTCAGTCTTCCCGTTCGGGACATTGACGGCCAATATTTTAGCCTGCTTCACTCTCGGGATTTTCTCGGGATGGGCCACATTCAAATCCACCGACCTGGTAGCAGCATCCAGGCTTTTCGTCGTGGTTGGTTTCTGCGGTGGTTTCAGCACTTTTTCCAGTTTTAGCAACGAAACCATTCAGCTTTTCCTCAACGATCGCTGGATCGAGGCCTCTCTCAACATTATAATCAGCATAGTAACATGCCTTGCAGCCACGCTGTTGGGAATGTGGCTGGGAAAAATCTTTCTGGCGGTATAA